A region of Blastocatellia bacterium DNA encodes the following proteins:
- a CDS encoding acyl-CoA dehydrogenase family protein: protein MIDTPFLDTHHTELAAQVDRFNRERPRQTTAGEDEQARGLVRALADEGLLAYAVPADFLSAPLDVRALCVAREHLSYDSSLSDLMFAMQGLGSFPVTIAGDDALKRRWLPRVKSGAAIAAFAITEPDAGSDVSALKTTARRDGDSYVIEGTKTFISNAGLADFYTVFAKTDMEAGHRGISAFLVERDAAGFAVEARLELIAPHPIGRLRFDGCRVPAANRLGNEGAGFKIAMQTLDTFRPTVGAAACGLAWRALDEAIGYAKRRVQFGRALADFQATQMKIAEMAVELDAARLLVYRAAWRKDQGAERITAEAAMAKLYASESAQRIIDAAVQIHGGAGLVRGAAVEHLYRDVRALRIYEGTSEIQKLVIASQLLK, encoded by the coding sequence ATGATTGACACGCCTTTTCTCGACACTCATCACACGGAGCTTGCCGCACAGGTTGACCGCTTCAACCGCGAACGCCCGCGCCAGACGACTGCCGGCGAAGACGAGCAGGCGCGCGGGCTCGTGCGGGCGCTTGCCGACGAGGGCTTGCTCGCTTACGCGGTGCCGGCGGATTTCCTTAGCGCGCCGCTCGACGTGCGGGCGCTGTGCGTCGCCCGCGAGCATCTTTCGTATGATTCGTCACTTTCGGATTTGATGTTCGCCATGCAGGGTCTAGGCAGCTTCCCCGTGACGATTGCCGGCGACGACGCGCTCAAGCGCCGCTGGCTGCCGCGCGTCAAATCGGGCGCGGCCATCGCCGCCTTCGCCATCACCGAGCCCGACGCCGGCTCGGACGTTTCGGCGCTCAAGACGACGGCGCGGCGCGACGGCGACAGCTATGTCATCGAAGGCACCAAGACGTTCATCTCGAACGCCGGGCTGGCCGACTTCTACACGGTCTTTGCGAAGACTGACATGGAGGCCGGGCATCGCGGCATCTCGGCATTTTTAGTCGAGCGCGACGCGGCGGGCTTTGCGGTCGAAGCCCGGCTTGAGCTGATCGCGCCGCACCCGATTGGCCGTCTGCGCTTTGATGGTTGTCGCGTGCCGGCGGCGAACCGCCTGGGCAACGAGGGCGCGGGATTCAAGATCGCCATGCAGACGCTCGACACCTTTCGCCCGACGGTCGGGGCCGCCGCCTGCGGGCTGGCGTGGCGGGCGCTGGACGAGGCAATCGGGTACGCGAAGCGGCGTGTGCAGTTCGGGCGGGCGCTCGCCGACTTTCAAGCAACGCAGATGAAGATTGCCGAGATGGCGGTTGAATTAGACGCGGCGCGCTTGCTGGTCTATCGCGCCGCGTGGCGCAAAGACCAGGGCGCTGAACGAATCACCGCCGAAGCGGCGATGGCCAAGCTGTATGCGAGCGAGAGCGCGCAACGGATTATTGACGCGGCGGTGCAGATTCATGGCGGCGCCGGGCTGGTGCGCGGCGCGGCGGTCGAGCATCTCTACCGCGACGTCCGCGCCCTGCGCATCTACGAAGGCACCTCGGAGATTCAAAAGCTGGTCATCGCCAGCCAACTTTTGAAATGA
- a CDS encoding CU044_2847 family protein: MKRIVEVPLEQGGTLLIEVDDPEIRTGIRSISPTEVAEQAKQTFESALEKIKPAASAIVDKLKSISDPPDQIGVEFGIKLSAKASAFIASSDAEANFKVSLTWKRNKAEGHEP, encoded by the coding sequence ATGAAACGTATTGTTGAAGTCCCTTTAGAACAGGGCGGCACTCTTCTAATTGAGGTCGATGATCCTGAGATACGAACCGGGATTCGCTCGATCAGCCCGACCGAGGTTGCAGAACAGGCGAAACAAACATTTGAGAGTGCGTTAGAGAAGATCAAGCCGGCGGCCTCAGCAATCGTTGATAAGCTAAAAAGCATCAGTGACCCGCCTGACCAGATCGGCGTCGAATTCGGCATCAAGCTAAGCGCCAAGGCGAGCGCGTTTATTGCATCCTCAGATGCGGAAGCGAACTTCAAGGTGTCGTTAACCTGGAAGCGTAATAAGGCGGAGGGGCACGAGCCTTAA